Genomic DNA from Candidatus Methylomirabilota bacterium:
GGCGGCGTCCGCGCCGTCCACGAGGTCAGCTTCGCCCTCGAGGAGGGCGAGCTGCTGGGCATCATGGGCCCCAACGGGTCGGGGAAGACGACGCTCTTCAACCTGATCAGCGGCGCGCTCAGCCCCGACGCCGGGCGCATCCGCCTTCGCGGCCACGACATCGGCGGACTGGCGC
This window encodes:
- a CDS encoding ATP-binding cassette domain-containing protein; amino-acid sequence: MPLLQVERVSKAFGGVRAVHEVSFALEEGELLGIMGPNGSGKTTLFNLISGALSPDAGRIRLRGHDIGGLA